The Desulfobacterales bacterium DNA segment GTAACCCAGGCCGTTTTGAAAAGAAGATTTGAACAGCCATTTGAGGCTGAGTTTGTATTCCGCCAGAAGATGTTCAACCCTGATCTTCGGCGCATAGTAAACGGGGATACCCTTCCGGTCAATTTCGAGAACAAACCTTGTTTCTTCACCATAGGATATCTTGTCGCCACGCATCCCCAGCTTCTGGTTGAATCCTCCCATTTCCTCAAGAAGGGCTCTTGAAAACACCATGTTCGTTCCTTTGAGCCATTCCCTGCCGATCCGGATCGCCCGTTCTTCATCCCCCAGCGACCAGCTGCCATACCCCTTTGGGAACCAGTCTGGAAGAGGGGTATCGGCAAATGCAACATACGGCCCTCCGAAAGCGCGAACGTCAGGGTGCCTTTCTATGAACGAATAAATTTCCTGGATCCAGTTTCCGGGAGCCTTGGCATCATCATCGATATAGGCGACATATTCACCCCGCGCTTCTTTCCAGCCCCGGTTGCGGGCATAGGAAAGGCCTTGAGCTGATTCGAAAAAAATTCGGAAGTTGGAATATTTTCGGGCATATTTTTCAGCAATTGCAGCGGTATCATCTGTACAATTGTTGTTAATGATAAGGACTTCGTAAAGAGATGCTGAGAGAGTCTGTCTAGCCAGTGACGATAGACACAATCGCAGCAAGGCAGCTCGGTTATAGGTGCAAACAACGGCTGTGATTTTCATAATCTACCATTTAACAAATTGTATTCAGATAACGGATACCGTTCGCATTGTCAATGCGGCTTTTCTCTATTCAATCTTAAACGCTTGGATTTTTGGCAAAAGAAGCCTGACATGCCGCTGTCCATCCTGTGCCTATCCCTGTCGAAGTTGGGGCTATCAGGACATCATACGAAAAATCCATTGACAAAGTTTTATGCTATGTTATATTTAATGAAATTTCAGAATTTTATGAAAATTATAAACCATGGAAAATAATATTGCAACAGAAATCCGGATGCGGCTGGTTGA contains these protein-coding regions:
- a CDS encoding glycosyltransferase family A protein, with the translated sequence MKITAVVCTYNRAALLRLCLSSLARQTLSASLYEVLIINNNCTDDTAAIAEKYARKYSNFRIFFESAQGLSYARNRGWKEARGEYVAYIDDDAKAPGNWIQEIYSFIERHPDVRAFGGPYVAFADTPLPDWFPKGYGSWSLGDEERAIRIGREWLKGTNMVFSRALLEEMGGFNQKLGMRGDKISYGEETRFVLEIDRKGIPVYYAPKIRVEHLLAEYKLSLKWLFKSSFQNGLGYQRIFDQRRSILSHMGGLFLTATRCLKCLFPDRNHFKTRMYDYGAPFFYELGALVDTLSSSRGSKSNRFRVLR